The proteins below are encoded in one region of Oncorhynchus kisutch isolate 150728-3 linkage group LG14, Okis_V2, whole genome shotgun sequence:
- the LOC109904367 gene encoding histone deacetylase 1 isoform X2: MMRPHKASGEEMTKYHSDDYIKFLRSIRPDNMSEHSKQMQRFNVGEDCPVFDGLFEFCQLSTGGSVAGAVKLNKQQTDIAINWAGGLHHAKKSEASGFCYVNDIVLAILELLKYHQRVLYIDIDIHHGDGVEEAFFTTDRVMTVSFHKYGEYFPGTGDLRDIGAGKGKYYAVNYPLRDGIDDESYEAIFKPVMAKVMEMFQPSAVVLQCGADSLSGDRLGCFNLTIKGHAKCVEYMKSFNLPLLMLGGGGYTIRNVARCWTYETAVALDSIIPNELPYNDYFEYFGPDFKLHISPSNMTNQNTNDYLEKIKQRLFENLRMLPHAPGVQMQAIPEDAPHPDSGDEEDESPDKRISIWAHDKRIACEEEFSDSEDEGQGGGGRRNAANHKKTKRVKTEEEKEKEAEEKKDVKEEKETEEKMDTTGPTEETKTS; encoded by the exons ATGATG AGACCCCACAAGGCCAGTGGAGAGGAGATGACCAAGTACCACAGTGACGACTACATCAAGTTCCTGCGTTCCATCCGGCCAGACAACATGTCAGAGCACAGCAAACAGATGCAGAGAT TTAATGTGGGAGAGGACTGCCCAGTGTTTGACGGCCTGTTTGAGTTCTGTCAGCTCTCAACAGGAGGCTCTGTCG cggggGCAGTGAAGCTGAACAAGCAGCAGACGGACATCGCCATCAACTGGGCCGGAGGACTCCATCATGCCAAGAAGTCTGAGGCCTCTGGGTTCTGCTACGTCAACGACATAGTCCTCGCCATCCTGGAGCTGCTCAA GTACCACCAGAGGGTGTTGTACATAGACATCGACATTCACCATGGAGACGGGGTGGAAGAGGCTTTCTTCACCACAGACCGGGTCATGACGGTGTCCTTCCACAAGTATGGAGAATACTTCCCTGGTACCGGAGACCTGAGG gacattGGAGCAGGGAAAGGGAAGTACTACGCTGTAAACTACCCTCTCAGAGACGGCATCGACGATGAGTCTTACGAAGCCATCTTCAAACCT gTGATGGCTAAAGTGATGGAGATGTTCCAGCCCAGTGCAGTCGTGTTACAGTGTGGAGCCGACTCTCTCTCAGGAGACAGACTGGGCTGTTTCAACCTGACCATCAAAG GTCATGCTAAGTGTGTTGAGTACATGAAGAGTTTCAACCTGCCTCTGTTGATGTTGGGAGGTGGAGGTTATACCATCCGTAACGTGGCCCGCTGCTGGACCTACGAGACCGCTGTGGCTCTGGACAGCATTATACctaacg AGCTGCCTTACAACGATTACTTTGAGTACTTTGGTCCTGACTTCAAGCTCCACATCAGCCCGTCTAACATGACCAACCAGAACACCAATGATTACCTGGAGAAGATCAA acAGAGGTTGTTTGAGAACCTGCGCATGCTGCCCCACGCCCCGGGGGTTCAGATGCAGGCCATCCCAGAAGACGCTCCACACCCGGACTCTGGAGATGAGGAGGACGAGAGCCCTGATAAACGCATCTCca TCTGGGCCCATGATAAGAGGATAGCCTGTGAAGAGGAGTTCTCTGACTCTGAGGATGAgggacagggaggaggtggaaggaggaacGCTGCCAACCACAAGAAGACCAAACGAGTCAAGactgaggaggagaaagagaaggaggcagaggagaagaaag AtgtgaaagaggagaaagagactgaGGAGAAGATGGACACAACAGG GCCAACAGAAGAAACGAAGACGTCCTGA
- the LOC109903299 gene encoding MARCKS-related protein 1-B-like, translating to MGSQASKGEVVGEAKAAAADAAAVANTVSIKTNGQENGHVKSNGDVSATETAATNGSTDAAEEAEAGAGGDAIEPAPAADKDAAKPVGEAATKDTPKKKKKFSLKKSFNFKGLKLKKTKKEEVVKEEAAAPAEEKPAENGAAVASEEKKEEVVKEEAAAPATEAPKAEEVQAKTEEVKEAPKEEVKVEVKEAAAAAPAPEPTKPTEETSSTPTAAAPSQQKAE from the exons ATGGGTTCCCAAGCGTCCAAAGGAGAGGTAGTCGGGGAGGCGAAAGCTGCTGCCGCGGACGCGGCTGCCGTCGCGAATACGGTTTCCATAAAAACGAACGGACAG GAGAATGGCCATGTCAAGTCCAATGGTGACGTCTCTGCCACAGAGACGGCCGCCACCAACGGTTCCACTGACGCCGCCGAGGAGGCCGAGGCCGGCGCAGGAGGGGACGCCATCGAGCCAGCGCCAGCCGCCGACAAGGATGCTGCCAAACCGGTAGGTGAGGCCGCCACCAAGGATACCCCCAAGAAAAAGAAGAAGTTCTCCCTGAAGAAATCATTCAACTTCAAGGGCCTGAAACTGAAGAAGACCAAGAAAGAGGAGGTGGTGAAGGAGGAGGCGGCCGCTCCCGCTGAGGAGAAACCAGCTGAGAACGGAGCCGCTGTGGCTtcggaggagaagaaagaggaggtggTGAAGGAGGAGGCTGCTGCTCCTGCTACAGAAGCCCCGAAGGCAGAGGAGGTGCAGGCTAAAACTGAGGAGGTGAAGGAGGCTCCTAAGGAGGAGGTGAAGGTGGAGGTGAAGGAGGCGGCTGCCGCTGCTCCTGCCCCAGAGCCCACCAAACCAACAGAGGAGACCAGCTCGACCCCCACGGCAGCAGCTCCCTCCCAACAGAAAGCAGAGTGA
- the LOC109904367 gene encoding probable histone deacetylase 1-B isoform X1 → MALSSAGGTKKKVCYYYDGDVGNYYYGQGHPMKPHRIRMTHNLLLNYGLYRKMEIYRPHKASGEEMTKYHSDDYIKFLRSIRPDNMSEHSKQMQRFNVGEDCPVFDGLFEFCQLSTGGSVAGAVKLNKQQTDIAINWAGGLHHAKKSEASGFCYVNDIVLAILELLKYHQRVLYIDIDIHHGDGVEEAFFTTDRVMTVSFHKYGEYFPGTGDLRDIGAGKGKYYAVNYPLRDGIDDESYEAIFKPVMAKVMEMFQPSAVVLQCGADSLSGDRLGCFNLTIKGHAKCVEYMKSFNLPLLMLGGGGYTIRNVARCWTYETAVALDSIIPNELPYNDYFEYFGPDFKLHISPSNMTNQNTNDYLEKIKQRLFENLRMLPHAPGVQMQAIPEDAPHPDSGDEEDESPDKRISIWAHDKRIACEEEFSDSEDEGQGGGGRRNAANHKKTKRVKTEEEKEKEAEEKKDVKEEKETEEKMDTTGPTEETKTS, encoded by the exons ATGGCGCTGTCGTCTGCAGGAGGAACAAAGAAGAAAGTTTGTTATTATTATGATG GCGACGTTGGTAATTATTACTATGGCCAGGGTCATCCCATGAAACCCCACAGGATCCGTATGACCCACAACCTCCTGCTCAACTATGGACTGTACAGGAAGATGGAGATATAT AGACCCCACAAGGCCAGTGGAGAGGAGATGACCAAGTACCACAGTGACGACTACATCAAGTTCCTGCGTTCCATCCGGCCAGACAACATGTCAGAGCACAGCAAACAGATGCAGAGAT TTAATGTGGGAGAGGACTGCCCAGTGTTTGACGGCCTGTTTGAGTTCTGTCAGCTCTCAACAGGAGGCTCTGTCG cggggGCAGTGAAGCTGAACAAGCAGCAGACGGACATCGCCATCAACTGGGCCGGAGGACTCCATCATGCCAAGAAGTCTGAGGCCTCTGGGTTCTGCTACGTCAACGACATAGTCCTCGCCATCCTGGAGCTGCTCAA GTACCACCAGAGGGTGTTGTACATAGACATCGACATTCACCATGGAGACGGGGTGGAAGAGGCTTTCTTCACCACAGACCGGGTCATGACGGTGTCCTTCCACAAGTATGGAGAATACTTCCCTGGTACCGGAGACCTGAGG gacattGGAGCAGGGAAAGGGAAGTACTACGCTGTAAACTACCCTCTCAGAGACGGCATCGACGATGAGTCTTACGAAGCCATCTTCAAACCT gTGATGGCTAAAGTGATGGAGATGTTCCAGCCCAGTGCAGTCGTGTTACAGTGTGGAGCCGACTCTCTCTCAGGAGACAGACTGGGCTGTTTCAACCTGACCATCAAAG GTCATGCTAAGTGTGTTGAGTACATGAAGAGTTTCAACCTGCCTCTGTTGATGTTGGGAGGTGGAGGTTATACCATCCGTAACGTGGCCCGCTGCTGGACCTACGAGACCGCTGTGGCTCTGGACAGCATTATACctaacg AGCTGCCTTACAACGATTACTTTGAGTACTTTGGTCCTGACTTCAAGCTCCACATCAGCCCGTCTAACATGACCAACCAGAACACCAATGATTACCTGGAGAAGATCAA acAGAGGTTGTTTGAGAACCTGCGCATGCTGCCCCACGCCCCGGGGGTTCAGATGCAGGCCATCCCAGAAGACGCTCCACACCCGGACTCTGGAGATGAGGAGGACGAGAGCCCTGATAAACGCATCTCca TCTGGGCCCATGATAAGAGGATAGCCTGTGAAGAGGAGTTCTCTGACTCTGAGGATGAgggacagggaggaggtggaaggaggaacGCTGCCAACCACAAGAAGACCAAACGAGTCAAGactgaggaggagaaagagaaggaggcagaggagaagaaag AtgtgaaagaggagaaagagactgaGGAGAAGATGGACACAACAGG GCCAACAGAAGAAACGAAGACGTCCTGA